Proteins encoded together in one Vitis vinifera cultivar Pinot Noir 40024 chromosome 4, ASM3070453v1 window:
- the LOC109122418 gene encoding uncharacterized protein LOC109122418 — MLEPQTLDGSTLVAKTEYSEQGKNDLPKHLGRDNQWKENKDNLWCTFCKKPRHTKEKCWKLNGKPPSREWGNRGGQQRPQAHMVEQPKIEENSATGGFNSEEMEKLRSLLGSLDKPTGTCSLALSGTRLGEDDWTC; from the exons ATGCTTGAACCACAAACCTTGGATGGATCAACCCTAGTTGCAAAAACAGAATATTCAGAGCAAGGAAAGAATGATCTGCCTAAACACTTAGGTAGAGACAATCAGTGGAAGGAGAACAAGGACAATCTCTGGTGCACCTTTTGCAAGAAACCAAGGCACACAAAAGAGAAGTGTTGGAAGCTGAATGGTAAACCACCAAGTCGTGAATGGGGAAACCGTGGAGGGCAACAAAGGCCTCAAGCACACATGGTAGAGCAACCCAAAATTGAGGAAAATTCAGCAACAGGCGGGTTCAATAGTGAAGAAATGGAGAAGCTGAGAAGCTTGTTGGGATCCCTTGACAAACCTACTGGAACTTGTTCTTTGGCTCTTTCAG gaACAAGGCTCGGGGAGGATGATTGGACTTGCTAA